The window taattttgctgctttataatagttgttagttaattagttagaaataaaagttataatctctataattagaaaattatttggacttgtatttcttagcaatattgaacagttATAGCTAAGTCTTAgttctttgtgggattcgactccggacttgtaaaccggattatatttgcaatgaccgcttagtcctttttataaggcatagttgggcgtgatcaattaTATTCATACCTCGATTTGTTTCTGAAGTAGCAAATATCTTAAAAGAGGTtcgaagcatcacaatttgatgtgattatgcacgttcagataattatgttctATCTCCTGAAGGAAGAGAACTTTTGATAATATTAATCCAtttcctgaagtgaatgtgacaaTATTAAATATGAATGcgctcttgatgtaaatatattacgattcacctccagaagaggtaatacgattgagagaatatattctcaatatttcatatttcaaatttctcctgaagtagtaaataattaaaattttctcCTGAAACAGGAAAATATTATGTAGTGGTAAAACAAtatattaaaattcttaattttcgtcatttataaatttagaattgtatttatattgttcatttgattatgattttctttcattacaccagaagtgtctgaacaatatttggtagtacaaaatttatcaaaagctcCTGAAGATctaactgtttgtctagaagacacatgacaccagtagtgtcggataaatattagattgtggataataaatgaaggctctcgaacagcttatatacaaatatgttattcatattatatgattatggtcaaaatatATATTGTAGCAAATCTGAAGTTTACTAATAAATGGTTATCATATTGAGAATACAAATGACtgaaagattgaaaatcttcatgtttccacaatcataggggataaaataatatgtatgtgagaagtgacccgccttattctttaatttgtactatatcatGTATCATGGTAAACCAAAAGCTTACTAATGCAAAAACAGTTACGGTAAACCagaagttttactgaggcaaaagtTGCTACTGTAAACcagaaatttactgatacaaaagtaACCACAGTAAATgagaagtttacttagagatagcacatgccatgataaacttgaagtttttattttccatttttaaatgagctatttgagaattcagataagcatacactgaagaactagaagattcttcaagaattctcttgtgttgcttgttctcataataaattgattataccagctaaagttgggactaaaatccctgaattttggaatatataaaggtgaatatgggctcattcacctatcatgtgaaccacttataaatgcatatatgagatggttacatgtgtgtttattgtcaacctgcagtttggcatttgaaattgcctttctcaattaagaacataattttcagattatgaaatcaagatagttcatcttgatgatgctggtttatatccaagctagtttagcattgaatacctcctatcaatggctaaactattgcttataagaacaaagcctcatatgttgatctaagattttctaaattgcatacaacaatacttgtatgcatcagaccaacaaaatatgataagtcctcccctcacaattggtttaagatcagaaaccaaatatttttactatctaataacttttgatgtgtggtatatgattaatttctctaccacaatgcacaaagataggtttttcaaagaagattggggatatgtgttagttttttTAACATTTGGGGATGGAATAAACAGttgaaaaatatgctatatgaatcgaattatctttaatatgatcctcacttagaagataattcaagtcaaattctagaagcatttgctgatccaaaattaaatatcatatttcagttataaatgctcctattaaaattaaaaatccctgaaggataaagtttactgcacgcATAAAGCGTAGTAaaccaatcggttccaaagataacaatccttgaaaaatgataggagcaaatgatcaaaatgatcataatgatgaggaaatgagctctagaagagcccacgacataacatttcatgaaactccagaagaagttcaggtacctgaaaataaagaaagtgatgagatctcaacaaattatgtcgcttaggaaccgatacaaaataatcgtcgacgatatatttaATCCAATATAGTGCACGATAttataaaagattgtgaggatcgggcctgtagtccagacacctgaagatgtcatgccatttaaatgcaagtcataacctatatgactcatttgattaaatcaatatgaagatccctgaaggatttaaaatgcttgaagcatataattcaaagtctcgagaaatgtactcgatcaaattacaaagatctttgtatggtttaaATCAATTtgggcgcatgtgatataatcacctcagtgaatatttgctgaaagaaggttacataaatgatgttatttgtccatgtatttttacaaagaaaacaacatcataGTTTGTTATATTTATTGTTTATATTAATGGCATAAATCTCataggaactccagaagagctcctaAGGGAAAAACTTTGTCTTAATctacaaattgaatatttagtagACGAGATCCTTATCCATCAATCTGTTTATACAGAAAAGGTCTTAAAACACTTTTACATGGACAATGcacacccattaagtacaccaaATGGGTGTTCGATTACATAAAGTGAATAATGATCCGTTCCGACCtctagaagaggatgaggaactccttggtcctgaaatactctatctcagtgcaattggtgtacttatgtatcttgctaatgctaacaaGGGTGGTGCAGATCATATTGGttgtgcagatgcaggttatttatctgatccccataaagttcGTTCTCAAATCGGGTATGTGTTTTACATGtagaggtactgtcatatcatgacgCTTTACAAAGCAATTTATTGCTGCTGCtttttcaaatcatgctgagataatagctattcatgaagcaagtagggaaagcatatggttgagatcagtgattcattttattcgagaaaaatgtgggttGGAATGTGATAAGAAACCTATAATATTATACGAAGATAAtattgcatgcatagcccaattaaagggaggattcataaaatgagatagaacaaaacacattttaccaaagttattCTTCACACATGATCTCGAGAAAAATTATAATATCGTTGTgcagcaaatccgttcaagtgataatctagtagatttattcactaaatctttaccaactttaacttttgagaagatagtatacaagattggaacgCAAAGACTCAATATTTGAAATaaagttttcatcagggggagtaaaatacgcgctgtactctttttcccttactaaggtttttcccatagggttttccttataagatttttaatgaggcagctagcaatgtaTATTactagatatgtgtactctttttccttcactaaaaTTATTTTCCGCGgggtttttcctaataaggttttaaatggggcacattatcttttaatgaacatccaaagaggagtgttataaatatattttattatggATGTCCATTTAGTACTCccttgtaaataagcttcctgaagaagcttatccatatgggactccgccgaaaatatgtttatctatttagtattctattggaaataagcctcctgaagaagtttatcctttcggtactccgttatggataaatattatccccgatagaaaattatctatatctggtacaatagcagcttacaagcaacttacacagcagcttgcagtagcagcttacaagcagcttgcagtagcagcttacacaacaactacctttcttctataaatataggagatttcagttcattatgtacataagtttgaagtttgaataatatatcagtttctctctatacttgtctttattttacagtctttattttataacaaaccAACAAATATTATTGATTTTATAAAATTGACAACCAAGTCAAAATATGTAACGTCAATTTAATTTGATTATTTGGTTTGGTTCAATTTTTTCAGTTTATCTTGAACATCCCTTAGTACCACtctaaggggtcatttggttggAAATAAGTTATCCCAAGATTAATTATCTCGGAATTAGTTATTCCGAAATTGTTATATCACCCTCCGATAGGGATAAAAATAACATTATAATCCCAGGATAACTAATCTCGAAACTAATTATACTGCAGTTTTATCCCAGCTAAATATAGTATAGAGAAAATAccagctatgtccatttataagtagcttattgtaaaaattggccaattcataaaatattactaatattagccaattagctatttgtagcaaaaaaaAGTCAATAAATTGGATACATTTTAAGGAACTTGAATTTcaattttggaatgatttggtagagttttgaggtggtttgaattgaaaattcgaagtagaagatgaacatgaaaaaatgatatgtgtatcacactgtgtatcaGATATGTaacatatttgtatcaaatgtgtatcacaagtatatccatgtatacctgcgtatgagatacatgcgtgatacatgtgtcgcagaagaactttttgaactcgattttaactacgaattttgataccaattcagtccaaatcacctccaatcttcctcaaattttgtttATAGACTCATCTATATATTTTCAATGAATCTCAACCATAACCATTGAAAAAGTTCTTTTTtacttagatttttggaatcttgtatatatatatttttgtatttcatcaccttatttgctacccCATTCATGAAATTTCATTTCcatcttgcatctaatgttgttaATTacacttaaaaatatggaaggagatctttgtgtgtgattcttggagagaaataacctctctcttttttttagctttagattttttttttggctaatatataaataaaatctcaaaaatgggtccaatgcttacaagatgtccaaaccaaaatagaagttgcatgaagctactagctattaaaaaagatagaaaagctaaaatctaatgaactaactattacaacatgataagttgaatgcttccttctcctattagtgtatgtaAATCCAATTGTCgttggcaaataccaagcagcacctatcaagctttcaccaggcgccagggtatattgtccataggctaaaatgaatAACCTTATTTCTTtgggttttcaatttttatttgtatttggctagttttgataAATTTATGATTAATGGTTAGAGGTTGGTAATTTGAGATTTTTTTGAAACATTTCTATAAGATTCTTAGTATGATAAACTAATCTTAAATTTAAGTTACGATTAATGGTCTCTTATCCCTAGTATAAAACGAGTCCAcgcggggggggggggtgggggaaTGCACAATCAAGTGGGAACGGGTCGGGTTTGATTTCTCAGTCACCAACCCAATTACAGACGTGAGACCACCCGGTATTTCTCCTACCATTATCCTCCCCATCGATCACACCACCACCACCGGAAAACCCTTCATTCCTGGCGAATCGCTAATTCAAAACCCTAAAATCATCCCTAAATTCCCACCCCAACCCTAACTAATCGTCATTCACAAAGCAACCTCCATTCAAATCCCGCTGTTCCATTCCTCAATTCGATAATCCGATCATCAAATTGTTGAATCAAGATGGTGTTAGCACAATTAGGGGGGAGCATATCACGTGCTCTCCAGCAAATGAGCAATGCCACAATCATTGATGAGAAAGTTCTCAACGAATGCCTCAATGAAATTACACGTGCCCTTCTTCAAGCTGATGTTCAGTTTAAGCTTGTCCGTGATATGACTACCAATATCAAGAAAATTGTTAATCTCGATGATCTTGCTGCTGGGCACAACAAGCGTAGGATTATTCAACAGGTTATTTTTGCTTTCAATCGCcaagattgaattttttttgcTTATAAATTTGCTTATTTTGGATTGTTTGTATACTTTTATTTGATTTTTCAAGTCAACATTTGAACATTTGCATATGTTGTATAAGTGTGTGTCTGATGTCCTGCACTATCTTAGTGATTGGCTTTAAATTTGAATAAAATGTACTCTAGTACTTATTTACCTCTCAGGAACAAATGAGCCTTCAGAAATGTGCATGTTTGCTACTAATTATACTACTCTTTGcttaattatactttttcctcgTCACATTCTTCCATTGACTCAAGACAATTTTCTTCTCTTGTATAGGCGGTCTTTAATGAGCTCTGCAAGATATTGGATCCTGGGAAGCCTTCTTTTACACCAAAAAAGGGGAAACCTAGTGTTGTCATGTTTGTTGGTTTGCAAGGTGAGTTGATAAAAATTTCCActttaaatttatatattatatgatACCTTAGTAATTTGGTGATTATCACATGACCAAGACTTTGCTTTCTAACGGCAATAGGAATTTGCGTGAAGACATATGTTGAATCTCGTTCCAATTTTTTTCACTTTGTAAGAGGGATACCCTTATTTATTTTGTAATTTACCACAGGGTCTGGAAAGACAACAACATGCACAAAGTATGCATACTACCACCAGAAAAAAGGTTGGAAACCAGCTTTAGTATGTGCAGATACATTCAGAGCTGGTGCTTTCGATCAATTGAAGCAGAATGCAACAAAAGCCAAGATACCCTTTTATGGAAGGCATATCCTCTTCTCAATCTCTTAGTGTCACCTTCTCTTTACAATTTTAGAAGCTTGATGAGGCTACAATCATCGTGAATGTTCCTCCATCCTTCTTTGTGAAGGTGTTCTACATATTGGTTGGTTAATTAAACTGATAAACAATGTCATAGGCTTAGGGATCAGAGATTTTAAGTGCATTTAGACAGAGAATCGGAGCACAAAGTGCGAGTGACTTTTTTGCCGTGTCAAAAAGATtacttaaaataaaaaaagactCGTCAAAGAGATTAAAGTCATAGCTGTCAGCTGACTGAGAATCATTATGCAATATCTAATCATGAGTGGTAATAGTGAAACAAAAGTACATAACGTGTAGTTATCTGCTTATGAAATAGTTTCTTTAAATCTGGCTGAGGATTGCATATCTATTTGGATTCACCTTTTGTTATCTATTTGGCAAAAGTCCTTATTCTACCTGCTTATGGGAGGAAAATCCTTAAGCTACTTTGCTCAAGAGCTCTCACCACTGAGAAACCAAtgatttcttcttctcttcttttatttttatttgttcaaatcaAATGGAAGTGGATAGTTGTTTGACCTCGGTTTTGCCTAGTTGCTTCACCCTTGTGAAGAATAAAAGAAGTTCTTCATCTGTTTTTGAATGGATTGAGTAGTCTGCTATTGTTGCATGTTTGCTGACTATGAAGTAATAATTAGTCAATTAGGTTCTGCTGATCTGCTTTTGCTGTTCTAAGCAACAGTATAGGCAATTTTGTATTTTGATTTAATGAATGTTTCTGCAACAGCTATACGGAGTCAGACCCTGTGAGAATAGCAGCTGAAGGTGTTGAGACATTTAAGAAGGAAAATTGTGATCTAATAATTGTTGATACCAGTGGGCGCCACAAACAAGAAGCTGCTCTTTTTGAAGAAATGCGACAAGTTTCTGAAGCAACGGTATGTTTTACAATGCTCCAAATATATGGTTAGCTTTAATACGAAATGCTAATCTTTCTATTTGGTTTTCCAGAAACCAGATCTTGTGATATTTGTTATGGATAGCAGTATTGGTCAAGCTGCGTTTGATCAAGCTCAAGCATTTAAGCAAAGTGTCGCAGTTGGAGCTGTGATTGTTACTAAGATGGATGGTCATGCAAAAGGAGGTGGTGCCCTTAGTGCGTAAGTTTGCTTGCTACGGTTGTAGCAGTTACTATAATTTATAATGCCTTCTTTTGGTAATGAGCACTCTTGTATAACTAAATAAAACATGCCTTTGAGCACGTCTGGGCAACTTCAAGGGTGACAACTTTAAACCATGTCAGTTGCAGAGCTTGtttggtcaaacttctaaaaactACTTATTTTAAGAAGCACTTTTGTCAAAATAACTTTtccaaaaagtacttttaaagaGAGGCAAattgtgtttggccaattcaTATGAGAAGTGGTTCTTTTTAGTATTTGATAACCAAGttgtgtttggccaatctttCCAAACAATGCTTTTGAGTGTCAAAGAGTATTAAGGTTCATTTACAATTAGTATTATTTGAATAGAGAAATGTTTTTAAATATTCTGTTATGAAAGGCAGTAAATAAGTTTTTTTTATttagttaaaattttaaaataaactaataatatatattaaggcttttaatcattatctatattctatatattattaaaagaagaggaaaaagccctctccttaagccaagtgaCGGCCTAGAAAAAAGCCACgtggcataagtagttaataattagttattggttattgtttttgaatttaaatttctataaaataataaaataaaatattttataataaaaaacgaaaattaaaaaaagtgtccattcaaattggagagtagtttcaagttggagtttttaaattattttaaaataaaaaatcaatatcaatcaatatattattaaaaggagaggaaaaagccttctgcttaagccaagtggcagcctagaaaaaagccacatggcataaatagttaataattagttattgattattatttttgaatttagtATCTATAAAATAATCTTCTATATATTATTATAAGGAGAGGAAAAAACcctctccttaagccaagtggcGGCGTATAAAAAAGCCACATGGCATAAAGTAGTTcataattagttatttagttaataattagttattggttattgttttttaatttaaatatctataaaataataaaataaaatattttataataaaaaacgaaaattttaaaaaaatataaatatctataaaatttaaaataaaaaatatttcaagattaataaaatatatatcttctcttatattacaaaaagaaatcgagcagacaaaaatattaaacaaattaatatgctaataaaaattaaaaatactaaacattggataatagaataaagaaaaatatagaacaaaaaagttattcaatgactatataagtccctttaattttATTATTGGGTATATCATATTGACAAATAAGATGACAATTGAAATTCATTAAAGCAATACGttctaatatgttcaaacaagccCGATGACAATTtagtttaattaatatttttttaatattgaccGTGCATTGCGCGGGTACGACTACAAGTAATAGTTAAACAAAATAAAAGGAAGAGGAGAAGAGGGTTGTAATTATATTTGAGGGATGTATGGTTTAAATTAATGTGAGACAGTTTGGTAAATATAAATTTTCAATAAGGATATTTTTGTCTTGAAAGAATCAGTTTCTGCTTTTGCTTCTTGGAAGAAGCGGAAATTTGTCGTTTTCCCCAAACAGCAGAAAACTGCTTATGCTGCtgctcaaaagcactttttgtTTTTGGTACACCTCAAATCTCCGCTTTTGGCTTCCCAGACAATTGGCCAAACAGGCTAGCTTTCTGTTAATGTAATTTTTTGGTTG is drawn from Nicotiana tomentosiformis chromosome 12, ASM39032v3, whole genome shotgun sequence and contains these coding sequences:
- the LOC104118700 gene encoding signal recognition particle subunit SRP54 2, with translation MVLAQLGGSISRALQQMSNATIIDEKVLNECLNEITRALLQADVQFKLVRDMTTNIKKIVNLDDLAAGHNKRRIIQQAVFNELCKILDPGKPSFTPKKGKPSVVMFVGLQGSGKTTTCTKYAYYHQKKGWKPALVCADTFRAGAFDQLKQNATKAKIPFYGSYTESDPVRIAAEGVETFKKENCDLIIVDTSGRHKQEAALFEEMRQVSEATKPDLVIFVMDSSIGQAAFDQAQAFKQSVAVGAVIVTKMDGHAKGGGALSAVAATKSPVIFIGTGEHMDEFEIFDVKPFVSRLLGMGDWSGFMDKIHEVVPMDQQPELLQKLSEGHFTLRIMYEQFQNILKMGPIGQVFSMLPGFSAELMPKGREKESQAKIKRYMTMMDSMTNEELDSSNPKLMTESRIMRIARGSGRQVHEVMEMMEEYKRLAKIWSKMKGLKIPKKGEMSALSRNMNAQHMSKVLPPQMLKQIGGMGGLQNLMKQMGGMGGMGSSAKDMMGMFGGGDK